One stretch of Meleagris gallopavo isolate NT-WF06-2002-E0010 breed Aviagen turkey brand Nicholas breeding stock chromosome 14, Turkey_5.1, whole genome shotgun sequence DNA includes these proteins:
- the MITF gene encoding microphthalmia-associated transcription factor isoform X2 produces the protein MQAESGIVPDFEVGEEFHEEPKTYYELKSQPLKSSNSEHPGASKPPLSSSSMTSRILLRQQLMREQMQEQERREQQQKQQAAQFMQQRVPVSQTPAINVSVPASLPPATQVPMEVLKVQTHLENPTKYHIQQAQRQQVKQYLSTTLANKHANQALSLPCPNQPGDHVMPPGTGSSAPNSPMAMLTLNSNCEKEGFYKFEEQSRVESECPALNTHSRASCMQMDDVIDDIISLESSYNEEILGLMDPALQMANTLPVSGNLIDLYGNQSMPPPGLNISNSCPANLPNIKRELTESEARALAKERQKKDNHNLIERRRRFNINDRIKELGTLIPKSNDPDMRWNKGTILKASVDYIRKLQREQQRTKELENRQKKLEHANRHLLLRIQELEMQARAHGLSLVPSTGLCSPDMVNRVIKQEPVLDNCNQDLMPHHTDLSCTTTLDLTDGTITFSDNLGNVTEPTGTYSVPAKMGSKLEDILMDDTLSPVGVTDPLLSSVSPGASKTSSRRSSVSMEDTDHAC, from the exons CAATTCCGAGCATCCTGGCGCTTCCAAGCCTCCCTTAAGCTCCTCCAGCATGACCTCACGAATCCTGCTACGGCAGCAGCTCATGCGTGAGCAGATGCAGGAGCAGGAGCGtcgggagcagcagcagaagcagcaagcagcccAGTTCATGCAACAGAGAGTTCCCGTCAGTCAGACACCTGCCATCAACGTCAGCGTGCCCGCCAGCCTGCCCCCTGCCACGCAGGTACCCATGGAGGTCCTCAAG GTGCAGACTCACCTTGAGAATCCAACCAAGTACCATATTCAGCAAGCCCAGCGGCAGCAGGTAAAGCAGTACCTCTCTACCACTCTAGCAAATAAACATGCCAACCAAGCCCTGAGCTTGCCATGTCCAAACCAGCCTGGTGATCATGTCATGCCGCCTGGAACTGGGAGCAGCGCACCCAACAGTCCAATGGCTATGCTCACCCTCAACTCCAACTGTGAAAAAGAG ggaTTTTATAAATTTGAAGAGCAAAGCAGGGTCGAGAGTGAGTGCCCGGCTCTGAATACCCACTCACGAGCATCATGCATGCAG ATGGATGATGTGATCGATGACATAATTAGTCTGGAATCAAGTTACAATGAAGAAATCCTTGGCTTGATGGACCCAGCCTTGCAAATGGCAAATACG TTACCAGTGTCTGGGAATTTGATTGACCTTTATGGCAACCAAAGCATGCCTCCTCCAGGACTTAACATCAGCAACTCCTGTCCAGCTAATCTTCCTAATATAAAAAGGGAGCTCACAG AGTCAGAAGCAAGAGCACTGGCTAAGGAGaggcaaaagaaagacaatCACAACTTGA TTGAACGAAGAAGAAGATTTAATATTAATGATCGTATAAAAGAATTGGGCACCTTGATACCCAAGTCAAATGACCC GGATATGCGATGGAATAAGGGAACTATTCTAAAAGCATCAGTGGACTACATCCGTAAGCTGCAAAGAGAACAGCAACGCACAAAGGAACTTGAGAACAGACAGAAGAAATTGGAACATGCCAACAGGCACCTGCTGCTCAGAATACAG GAACTTGAGATGCAAGCTCGGGCACATGGACTGTCCCTTGTTCCATCCACAGGCCTTTGCTCCCCTGATATGGTCAACAGGGTCATCAAACAAGAACCTGTGCTGGACAACTGCAACCAAGACCTCATGCCGCACCACACAGACCTGTCTTGCACTACCACCCTTGATCTCACTGATGGTACCATCACCTTCAGTGACAACCTCGGAAATGTGACTGAACCAACTGGCACTTACAGTGTTCCTGCAAAAATGGGATCCAAACTGGAAGATATCTTGATGGACGATACCCTCTCCCCTGTAGGAGTAACCGACccactgctttcttctgtgtcTCCTGGTGCATCAAAAACGAGTAGCAGGCGGAGCAGTGTGAGCATGGAGGACACTGATCATGCTTGTTAG
- the MITF gene encoding microphthalmia-associated transcription factor isoform X3, whose amino-acid sequence MQAESGIVPDFEVGEEFHEEPKTYYELKSQPLKSSNSEHPGASKPPLSSSSMTSRILLRQQLMREQMQEQERREQQQKQQAAQFMQQRVPVSQTPAINVSVPASLPPATQVPMEVLKVQTHLENPTKYHIQQAQRQQVKQYLSTTLANKHANQALSLPCPNQPGDHVMPPGTGSSAPNSPMAMLTLNSNCEKEMDDVIDDIISLESSYNEEILGLMDPALQMANTLPVSGNLIDLYGNQSMPPPGLNISNSCPANLPNIKRELTACIFPTESEARALAKERQKKDNHNLIERRRRFNINDRIKELGTLIPKSNDPDMRWNKGTILKASVDYIRKLQREQQRTKELENRQKKLEHANRHLLLRIQELEMQARAHGLSLVPSTGLCSPDMVNRVIKQEPVLDNCNQDLMPHHTDLSCTTTLDLTDGTITFSDNLGNVTEPTGTYSVPAKMGSKLEDILMDDTLSPVGVTDPLLSSVSPGASKTSSRRSSVSMEDTDHAC is encoded by the exons CAATTCCGAGCATCCTGGCGCTTCCAAGCCTCCCTTAAGCTCCTCCAGCATGACCTCACGAATCCTGCTACGGCAGCAGCTCATGCGTGAGCAGATGCAGGAGCAGGAGCGtcgggagcagcagcagaagcagcaagcagcccAGTTCATGCAACAGAGAGTTCCCGTCAGTCAGACACCTGCCATCAACGTCAGCGTGCCCGCCAGCCTGCCCCCTGCCACGCAGGTACCCATGGAGGTCCTCAAG GTGCAGACTCACCTTGAGAATCCAACCAAGTACCATATTCAGCAAGCCCAGCGGCAGCAGGTAAAGCAGTACCTCTCTACCACTCTAGCAAATAAACATGCCAACCAAGCCCTGAGCTTGCCATGTCCAAACCAGCCTGGTGATCATGTCATGCCGCCTGGAACTGGGAGCAGCGCACCCAACAGTCCAATGGCTATGCTCACCCTCAACTCCAACTGTGAAAAAGAG ATGGATGATGTGATCGATGACATAATTAGTCTGGAATCAAGTTACAATGAAGAAATCCTTGGCTTGATGGACCCAGCCTTGCAAATGGCAAATACG TTACCAGTGTCTGGGAATTTGATTGACCTTTATGGCAACCAAAGCATGCCTCCTCCAGGACTTAACATCAGCAACTCCTGTCCAGCTAATCTTCCTAATATAAAAAGGGAGCTCACAG CATGTATTTTTCCTACAGAGTCAGAAGCAAGAGCACTGGCTAAGGAGaggcaaaagaaagacaatCACAACTTGA TTGAACGAAGAAGAAGATTTAATATTAATGATCGTATAAAAGAATTGGGCACCTTGATACCCAAGTCAAATGACCC GGATATGCGATGGAATAAGGGAACTATTCTAAAAGCATCAGTGGACTACATCCGTAAGCTGCAAAGAGAACAGCAACGCACAAAGGAACTTGAGAACAGACAGAAGAAATTGGAACATGCCAACAGGCACCTGCTGCTCAGAATACAG GAACTTGAGATGCAAGCTCGGGCACATGGACTGTCCCTTGTTCCATCCACAGGCCTTTGCTCCCCTGATATGGTCAACAGGGTCATCAAACAAGAACCTGTGCTGGACAACTGCAACCAAGACCTCATGCCGCACCACACAGACCTGTCTTGCACTACCACCCTTGATCTCACTGATGGTACCATCACCTTCAGTGACAACCTCGGAAATGTGACTGAACCAACTGGCACTTACAGTGTTCCTGCAAAAATGGGATCCAAACTGGAAGATATCTTGATGGACGATACCCTCTCCCCTGTAGGAGTAACCGACccactgctttcttctgtgtcTCCTGGTGCATCAAAAACGAGTAGCAGGCGGAGCAGTGTGAGCATGGAGGACACTGATCATGCTTGTTAG
- the MITF gene encoding microphthalmia-associated transcription factor isoform X4 — translation MQAESGIVPDFEVGEEFHEEPKTYYELKSQPLKSSNSEHPGASKPPLSSSSMTSRILLRQQLMREQMQEQERREQQQKQQAAQFMQQRVPVSQTPAINVSVPASLPPATQVPMEVLKVQTHLENPTKYHIQQAQRQQVKQYLSTTLANKHANQALSLPCPNQPGDHVMPPGTGSSAPNSPMAMLTLNSNCEKEMDDVIDDIISLESSYNEEILGLMDPALQMANTLPVSGNLIDLYGNQSMPPPGLNISNSCPANLPNIKRELTESEARALAKERQKKDNHNLIERRRRFNINDRIKELGTLIPKSNDPDMRWNKGTILKASVDYIRKLQREQQRTKELENRQKKLEHANRHLLLRIQELEMQARAHGLSLVPSTGLCSPDMVNRVIKQEPVLDNCNQDLMPHHTDLSCTTTLDLTDGTITFSDNLGNVTEPTGTYSVPAKMGSKLEDILMDDTLSPVGVTDPLLSSVSPGASKTSSRRSSVSMEDTDHAC, via the exons CAATTCCGAGCATCCTGGCGCTTCCAAGCCTCCCTTAAGCTCCTCCAGCATGACCTCACGAATCCTGCTACGGCAGCAGCTCATGCGTGAGCAGATGCAGGAGCAGGAGCGtcgggagcagcagcagaagcagcaagcagcccAGTTCATGCAACAGAGAGTTCCCGTCAGTCAGACACCTGCCATCAACGTCAGCGTGCCCGCCAGCCTGCCCCCTGCCACGCAGGTACCCATGGAGGTCCTCAAG GTGCAGACTCACCTTGAGAATCCAACCAAGTACCATATTCAGCAAGCCCAGCGGCAGCAGGTAAAGCAGTACCTCTCTACCACTCTAGCAAATAAACATGCCAACCAAGCCCTGAGCTTGCCATGTCCAAACCAGCCTGGTGATCATGTCATGCCGCCTGGAACTGGGAGCAGCGCACCCAACAGTCCAATGGCTATGCTCACCCTCAACTCCAACTGTGAAAAAGAG ATGGATGATGTGATCGATGACATAATTAGTCTGGAATCAAGTTACAATGAAGAAATCCTTGGCTTGATGGACCCAGCCTTGCAAATGGCAAATACG TTACCAGTGTCTGGGAATTTGATTGACCTTTATGGCAACCAAAGCATGCCTCCTCCAGGACTTAACATCAGCAACTCCTGTCCAGCTAATCTTCCTAATATAAAAAGGGAGCTCACAG AGTCAGAAGCAAGAGCACTGGCTAAGGAGaggcaaaagaaagacaatCACAACTTGA TTGAACGAAGAAGAAGATTTAATATTAATGATCGTATAAAAGAATTGGGCACCTTGATACCCAAGTCAAATGACCC GGATATGCGATGGAATAAGGGAACTATTCTAAAAGCATCAGTGGACTACATCCGTAAGCTGCAAAGAGAACAGCAACGCACAAAGGAACTTGAGAACAGACAGAAGAAATTGGAACATGCCAACAGGCACCTGCTGCTCAGAATACAG GAACTTGAGATGCAAGCTCGGGCACATGGACTGTCCCTTGTTCCATCCACAGGCCTTTGCTCCCCTGATATGGTCAACAGGGTCATCAAACAAGAACCTGTGCTGGACAACTGCAACCAAGACCTCATGCCGCACCACACAGACCTGTCTTGCACTACCACCCTTGATCTCACTGATGGTACCATCACCTTCAGTGACAACCTCGGAAATGTGACTGAACCAACTGGCACTTACAGTGTTCCTGCAAAAATGGGATCCAAACTGGAAGATATCTTGATGGACGATACCCTCTCCCCTGTAGGAGTAACCGACccactgctttcttctgtgtcTCCTGGTGCATCAAAAACGAGTAGCAGGCGGAGCAGTGTGAGCATGGAGGACACTGATCATGCTTGTTAG
- the MITF gene encoding microphthalmia-associated transcription factor isoform X1 → MQAESGIVPDFEVGEEFHEEPKTYYELKSQPLKSSNSEHPGASKPPLSSSSMTSRILLRQQLMREQMQEQERREQQQKQQAAQFMQQRVPVSQTPAINVSVPASLPPATQVPMEVLKVQTHLENPTKYHIQQAQRQQVKQYLSTTLANKHANQALSLPCPNQPGDHVMPPGTGSSAPNSPMAMLTLNSNCEKEGFYKFEEQSRVESECPALNTHSRASCMQMDDVIDDIISLESSYNEEILGLMDPALQMANTLPVSGNLIDLYGNQSMPPPGLNISNSCPANLPNIKRELTACIFPTESEARALAKERQKKDNHNLIERRRRFNINDRIKELGTLIPKSNDPDMRWNKGTILKASVDYIRKLQREQQRTKELENRQKKLEHANRHLLLRIQELEMQARAHGLSLVPSTGLCSPDMVNRVIKQEPVLDNCNQDLMPHHTDLSCTTTLDLTDGTITFSDNLGNVTEPTGTYSVPAKMGSKLEDILMDDTLSPVGVTDPLLSSVSPGASKTSSRRSSVSMEDTDHAC, encoded by the exons CAATTCCGAGCATCCTGGCGCTTCCAAGCCTCCCTTAAGCTCCTCCAGCATGACCTCACGAATCCTGCTACGGCAGCAGCTCATGCGTGAGCAGATGCAGGAGCAGGAGCGtcgggagcagcagcagaagcagcaagcagcccAGTTCATGCAACAGAGAGTTCCCGTCAGTCAGACACCTGCCATCAACGTCAGCGTGCCCGCCAGCCTGCCCCCTGCCACGCAGGTACCCATGGAGGTCCTCAAG GTGCAGACTCACCTTGAGAATCCAACCAAGTACCATATTCAGCAAGCCCAGCGGCAGCAGGTAAAGCAGTACCTCTCTACCACTCTAGCAAATAAACATGCCAACCAAGCCCTGAGCTTGCCATGTCCAAACCAGCCTGGTGATCATGTCATGCCGCCTGGAACTGGGAGCAGCGCACCCAACAGTCCAATGGCTATGCTCACCCTCAACTCCAACTGTGAAAAAGAG ggaTTTTATAAATTTGAAGAGCAAAGCAGGGTCGAGAGTGAGTGCCCGGCTCTGAATACCCACTCACGAGCATCATGCATGCAG ATGGATGATGTGATCGATGACATAATTAGTCTGGAATCAAGTTACAATGAAGAAATCCTTGGCTTGATGGACCCAGCCTTGCAAATGGCAAATACG TTACCAGTGTCTGGGAATTTGATTGACCTTTATGGCAACCAAAGCATGCCTCCTCCAGGACTTAACATCAGCAACTCCTGTCCAGCTAATCTTCCTAATATAAAAAGGGAGCTCACAG CATGTATTTTTCCTACAGAGTCAGAAGCAAGAGCACTGGCTAAGGAGaggcaaaagaaagacaatCACAACTTGA TTGAACGAAGAAGAAGATTTAATATTAATGATCGTATAAAAGAATTGGGCACCTTGATACCCAAGTCAAATGACCC GGATATGCGATGGAATAAGGGAACTATTCTAAAAGCATCAGTGGACTACATCCGTAAGCTGCAAAGAGAACAGCAACGCACAAAGGAACTTGAGAACAGACAGAAGAAATTGGAACATGCCAACAGGCACCTGCTGCTCAGAATACAG GAACTTGAGATGCAAGCTCGGGCACATGGACTGTCCCTTGTTCCATCCACAGGCCTTTGCTCCCCTGATATGGTCAACAGGGTCATCAAACAAGAACCTGTGCTGGACAACTGCAACCAAGACCTCATGCCGCACCACACAGACCTGTCTTGCACTACCACCCTTGATCTCACTGATGGTACCATCACCTTCAGTGACAACCTCGGAAATGTGACTGAACCAACTGGCACTTACAGTGTTCCTGCAAAAATGGGATCCAAACTGGAAGATATCTTGATGGACGATACCCTCTCCCCTGTAGGAGTAACCGACccactgctttcttctgtgtcTCCTGGTGCATCAAAAACGAGTAGCAGGCGGAGCAGTGTGAGCATGGAGGACACTGATCATGCTTGTTAG
- the MITF gene encoding microphthalmia-associated transcription factor isoform X5 encodes MLEMLEYNHYQVQTHLENPTKYHIQQAQRQQVKQYLSTTLANKHANQALSLPCPNQPGDHVMPPGTGSSAPNSPMAMLTLNSNCEKEGFYKFEEQSRVESECPALNTHSRASCMQMDDVIDDIISLESSYNEEILGLMDPALQMANTLPVSGNLIDLYGNQSMPPPGLNISNSCPANLPNIKRELTACIFPTESEARALAKERQKKDNHNLIERRRRFNINDRIKELGTLIPKSNDPDMRWNKGTILKASVDYIRKLQREQQRTKELENRQKKLEHANRHLLLRIQELEMQARAHGLSLVPSTGLCSPDMVNRVIKQEPVLDNCNQDLMPHHTDLSCTTTLDLTDGTITFSDNLGNVTEPTGTYSVPAKMGSKLEDILMDDTLSPVGVTDPLLSSVSPGASKTSSRRSSVSMEDTDHAC; translated from the exons ATGCTGGAAATGCTTGAGTATAATCATTATCAG GTGCAGACTCACCTTGAGAATCCAACCAAGTACCATATTCAGCAAGCCCAGCGGCAGCAGGTAAAGCAGTACCTCTCTACCACTCTAGCAAATAAACATGCCAACCAAGCCCTGAGCTTGCCATGTCCAAACCAGCCTGGTGATCATGTCATGCCGCCTGGAACTGGGAGCAGCGCACCCAACAGTCCAATGGCTATGCTCACCCTCAACTCCAACTGTGAAAAAGAG ggaTTTTATAAATTTGAAGAGCAAAGCAGGGTCGAGAGTGAGTGCCCGGCTCTGAATACCCACTCACGAGCATCATGCATGCAG ATGGATGATGTGATCGATGACATAATTAGTCTGGAATCAAGTTACAATGAAGAAATCCTTGGCTTGATGGACCCAGCCTTGCAAATGGCAAATACG TTACCAGTGTCTGGGAATTTGATTGACCTTTATGGCAACCAAAGCATGCCTCCTCCAGGACTTAACATCAGCAACTCCTGTCCAGCTAATCTTCCTAATATAAAAAGGGAGCTCACAG CATGTATTTTTCCTACAGAGTCAGAAGCAAGAGCACTGGCTAAGGAGaggcaaaagaaagacaatCACAACTTGA TTGAACGAAGAAGAAGATTTAATATTAATGATCGTATAAAAGAATTGGGCACCTTGATACCCAAGTCAAATGACCC GGATATGCGATGGAATAAGGGAACTATTCTAAAAGCATCAGTGGACTACATCCGTAAGCTGCAAAGAGAACAGCAACGCACAAAGGAACTTGAGAACAGACAGAAGAAATTGGAACATGCCAACAGGCACCTGCTGCTCAGAATACAG GAACTTGAGATGCAAGCTCGGGCACATGGACTGTCCCTTGTTCCATCCACAGGCCTTTGCTCCCCTGATATGGTCAACAGGGTCATCAAACAAGAACCTGTGCTGGACAACTGCAACCAAGACCTCATGCCGCACCACACAGACCTGTCTTGCACTACCACCCTTGATCTCACTGATGGTACCATCACCTTCAGTGACAACCTCGGAAATGTGACTGAACCAACTGGCACTTACAGTGTTCCTGCAAAAATGGGATCCAAACTGGAAGATATCTTGATGGACGATACCCTCTCCCCTGTAGGAGTAACCGACccactgctttcttctgtgtcTCCTGGTGCATCAAAAACGAGTAGCAGGCGGAGCAGTGTGAGCATGGAGGACACTGATCATGCTTGTTAG
- the MITF gene encoding microphthalmia-associated transcription factor isoform X7, with translation MLEMLEYNHYQVQTHLENPTKYHIQQAQRQQVKQYLSTTLANKHANQALSLPCPNQPGDHVMPPGTGSSAPNSPMAMLTLNSNCEKEMDDVIDDIISLESSYNEEILGLMDPALQMANTLPVSGNLIDLYGNQSMPPPGLNISNSCPANLPNIKRELTACIFPTESEARALAKERQKKDNHNLIERRRRFNINDRIKELGTLIPKSNDPDMRWNKGTILKASVDYIRKLQREQQRTKELENRQKKLEHANRHLLLRIQELEMQARAHGLSLVPSTGLCSPDMVNRVIKQEPVLDNCNQDLMPHHTDLSCTTTLDLTDGTITFSDNLGNVTEPTGTYSVPAKMGSKLEDILMDDTLSPVGVTDPLLSSVSPGASKTSSRRSSVSMEDTDHAC, from the exons ATGCTGGAAATGCTTGAGTATAATCATTATCAG GTGCAGACTCACCTTGAGAATCCAACCAAGTACCATATTCAGCAAGCCCAGCGGCAGCAGGTAAAGCAGTACCTCTCTACCACTCTAGCAAATAAACATGCCAACCAAGCCCTGAGCTTGCCATGTCCAAACCAGCCTGGTGATCATGTCATGCCGCCTGGAACTGGGAGCAGCGCACCCAACAGTCCAATGGCTATGCTCACCCTCAACTCCAACTGTGAAAAAGAG ATGGATGATGTGATCGATGACATAATTAGTCTGGAATCAAGTTACAATGAAGAAATCCTTGGCTTGATGGACCCAGCCTTGCAAATGGCAAATACG TTACCAGTGTCTGGGAATTTGATTGACCTTTATGGCAACCAAAGCATGCCTCCTCCAGGACTTAACATCAGCAACTCCTGTCCAGCTAATCTTCCTAATATAAAAAGGGAGCTCACAG CATGTATTTTTCCTACAGAGTCAGAAGCAAGAGCACTGGCTAAGGAGaggcaaaagaaagacaatCACAACTTGA TTGAACGAAGAAGAAGATTTAATATTAATGATCGTATAAAAGAATTGGGCACCTTGATACCCAAGTCAAATGACCC GGATATGCGATGGAATAAGGGAACTATTCTAAAAGCATCAGTGGACTACATCCGTAAGCTGCAAAGAGAACAGCAACGCACAAAGGAACTTGAGAACAGACAGAAGAAATTGGAACATGCCAACAGGCACCTGCTGCTCAGAATACAG GAACTTGAGATGCAAGCTCGGGCACATGGACTGTCCCTTGTTCCATCCACAGGCCTTTGCTCCCCTGATATGGTCAACAGGGTCATCAAACAAGAACCTGTGCTGGACAACTGCAACCAAGACCTCATGCCGCACCACACAGACCTGTCTTGCACTACCACCCTTGATCTCACTGATGGTACCATCACCTTCAGTGACAACCTCGGAAATGTGACTGAACCAACTGGCACTTACAGTGTTCCTGCAAAAATGGGATCCAAACTGGAAGATATCTTGATGGACGATACCCTCTCCCCTGTAGGAGTAACCGACccactgctttcttctgtgtcTCCTGGTGCATCAAAAACGAGTAGCAGGCGGAGCAGTGTGAGCATGGAGGACACTGATCATGCTTGTTAG
- the MITF gene encoding microphthalmia-associated transcription factor isoform X6: MLEMLEYNHYQVQTHLENPTKYHIQQAQRQQVKQYLSTTLANKHANQALSLPCPNQPGDHVMPPGTGSSAPNSPMAMLTLNSNCEKEGFYKFEEQSRVESECPALNTHSRASCMQMDDVIDDIISLESSYNEEILGLMDPALQMANTLPVSGNLIDLYGNQSMPPPGLNISNSCPANLPNIKRELTESEARALAKERQKKDNHNLIERRRRFNINDRIKELGTLIPKSNDPDMRWNKGTILKASVDYIRKLQREQQRTKELENRQKKLEHANRHLLLRIQELEMQARAHGLSLVPSTGLCSPDMVNRVIKQEPVLDNCNQDLMPHHTDLSCTTTLDLTDGTITFSDNLGNVTEPTGTYSVPAKMGSKLEDILMDDTLSPVGVTDPLLSSVSPGASKTSSRRSSVSMEDTDHAC, encoded by the exons ATGCTGGAAATGCTTGAGTATAATCATTATCAG GTGCAGACTCACCTTGAGAATCCAACCAAGTACCATATTCAGCAAGCCCAGCGGCAGCAGGTAAAGCAGTACCTCTCTACCACTCTAGCAAATAAACATGCCAACCAAGCCCTGAGCTTGCCATGTCCAAACCAGCCTGGTGATCATGTCATGCCGCCTGGAACTGGGAGCAGCGCACCCAACAGTCCAATGGCTATGCTCACCCTCAACTCCAACTGTGAAAAAGAG ggaTTTTATAAATTTGAAGAGCAAAGCAGGGTCGAGAGTGAGTGCCCGGCTCTGAATACCCACTCACGAGCATCATGCATGCAG ATGGATGATGTGATCGATGACATAATTAGTCTGGAATCAAGTTACAATGAAGAAATCCTTGGCTTGATGGACCCAGCCTTGCAAATGGCAAATACG TTACCAGTGTCTGGGAATTTGATTGACCTTTATGGCAACCAAAGCATGCCTCCTCCAGGACTTAACATCAGCAACTCCTGTCCAGCTAATCTTCCTAATATAAAAAGGGAGCTCACAG AGTCAGAAGCAAGAGCACTGGCTAAGGAGaggcaaaagaaagacaatCACAACTTGA TTGAACGAAGAAGAAGATTTAATATTAATGATCGTATAAAAGAATTGGGCACCTTGATACCCAAGTCAAATGACCC GGATATGCGATGGAATAAGGGAACTATTCTAAAAGCATCAGTGGACTACATCCGTAAGCTGCAAAGAGAACAGCAACGCACAAAGGAACTTGAGAACAGACAGAAGAAATTGGAACATGCCAACAGGCACCTGCTGCTCAGAATACAG GAACTTGAGATGCAAGCTCGGGCACATGGACTGTCCCTTGTTCCATCCACAGGCCTTTGCTCCCCTGATATGGTCAACAGGGTCATCAAACAAGAACCTGTGCTGGACAACTGCAACCAAGACCTCATGCCGCACCACACAGACCTGTCTTGCACTACCACCCTTGATCTCACTGATGGTACCATCACCTTCAGTGACAACCTCGGAAATGTGACTGAACCAACTGGCACTTACAGTGTTCCTGCAAAAATGGGATCCAAACTGGAAGATATCTTGATGGACGATACCCTCTCCCCTGTAGGAGTAACCGACccactgctttcttctgtgtcTCCTGGTGCATCAAAAACGAGTAGCAGGCGGAGCAGTGTGAGCATGGAGGACACTGATCATGCTTGTTAG
- the MITF gene encoding microphthalmia-associated transcription factor isoform X8, whose protein sequence is MLEMLEYNHYQVQTHLENPTKYHIQQAQRQQVKQYLSTTLANKHANQALSLPCPNQPGDHVMPPGTGSSAPNSPMAMLTLNSNCEKEMDDVIDDIISLESSYNEEILGLMDPALQMANTLPVSGNLIDLYGNQSMPPPGLNISNSCPANLPNIKRELTESEARALAKERQKKDNHNLIERRRRFNINDRIKELGTLIPKSNDPDMRWNKGTILKASVDYIRKLQREQQRTKELENRQKKLEHANRHLLLRIQELEMQARAHGLSLVPSTGLCSPDMVNRVIKQEPVLDNCNQDLMPHHTDLSCTTTLDLTDGTITFSDNLGNVTEPTGTYSVPAKMGSKLEDILMDDTLSPVGVTDPLLSSVSPGASKTSSRRSSVSMEDTDHAC, encoded by the exons ATGCTGGAAATGCTTGAGTATAATCATTATCAG GTGCAGACTCACCTTGAGAATCCAACCAAGTACCATATTCAGCAAGCCCAGCGGCAGCAGGTAAAGCAGTACCTCTCTACCACTCTAGCAAATAAACATGCCAACCAAGCCCTGAGCTTGCCATGTCCAAACCAGCCTGGTGATCATGTCATGCCGCCTGGAACTGGGAGCAGCGCACCCAACAGTCCAATGGCTATGCTCACCCTCAACTCCAACTGTGAAAAAGAG ATGGATGATGTGATCGATGACATAATTAGTCTGGAATCAAGTTACAATGAAGAAATCCTTGGCTTGATGGACCCAGCCTTGCAAATGGCAAATACG TTACCAGTGTCTGGGAATTTGATTGACCTTTATGGCAACCAAAGCATGCCTCCTCCAGGACTTAACATCAGCAACTCCTGTCCAGCTAATCTTCCTAATATAAAAAGGGAGCTCACAG AGTCAGAAGCAAGAGCACTGGCTAAGGAGaggcaaaagaaagacaatCACAACTTGA TTGAACGAAGAAGAAGATTTAATATTAATGATCGTATAAAAGAATTGGGCACCTTGATACCCAAGTCAAATGACCC GGATATGCGATGGAATAAGGGAACTATTCTAAAAGCATCAGTGGACTACATCCGTAAGCTGCAAAGAGAACAGCAACGCACAAAGGAACTTGAGAACAGACAGAAGAAATTGGAACATGCCAACAGGCACCTGCTGCTCAGAATACAG GAACTTGAGATGCAAGCTCGGGCACATGGACTGTCCCTTGTTCCATCCACAGGCCTTTGCTCCCCTGATATGGTCAACAGGGTCATCAAACAAGAACCTGTGCTGGACAACTGCAACCAAGACCTCATGCCGCACCACACAGACCTGTCTTGCACTACCACCCTTGATCTCACTGATGGTACCATCACCTTCAGTGACAACCTCGGAAATGTGACTGAACCAACTGGCACTTACAGTGTTCCTGCAAAAATGGGATCCAAACTGGAAGATATCTTGATGGACGATACCCTCTCCCCTGTAGGAGTAACCGACccactgctttcttctgtgtcTCCTGGTGCATCAAAAACGAGTAGCAGGCGGAGCAGTGTGAGCATGGAGGACACTGATCATGCTTGTTAG